GAGCAATGCCTGCATCTGTCAGCCTGGGTTCGAACTCGACACCAACGGAGTCACTTGCAACAAACAGGACGCTGACTCTTGCGCTGAATGTGAACACAAATGCACGCGAGCCGGCGATACATTCGCGTGCGCGTGTCCCCCGGGGTTTCAACTGGGTGCAGATGGAAAGTCTTGCGAAGAATGCAAACCCGGCTTTCACATGGAAGGTGGCGTCTGCGTGGATGACGACGAATGCGAGTCCGCGCCGTGCGAGCACGACTGCATCAACACTGAAGGGAGCTATCACTGTGTGTGCTTTGAGGGATTTATTCAGTCGACGGAGGACATGAACAAATGTAAAATGCACTGTGAGAAAAACATGTGCCCAGCGGACTGTGATCCCAACAACAACGCCCAGTGCAACTGCCCCGATGGTTTCCTACTTGAAGAGCAATTCTGCGTTGACATAGATGAATGCGACAGTGGTTACTGTGACCATGCATGTGAAAATACACCTGGAGGATTTCAGTGTTCTTGCGATGAAGGATACGTGCTTAAAGACAGCACCAAATGCATTAGAGAAGACTTTGAGGGTTCAGGCAGCTCAActccttttgatttttttactcCTACGAGCAGATCTCCAACAGACAAGCCAGCGTCCATCTCAGCTGCCAGTCTTTTAGGAATAATGATTTGCATTGTTGTTTGTATTCTTTTACTGGTCTGCATCGTTCACTGCATAATGAGACGTCTTGATAAAACGCACCATTACGATGTGGACAAAGGCCACGATGAAAACTTCGATTTTCAACAGGTGATCACTGAAAAACCCTGCGCACAGCAGACATTCCCAAGCAGACATATAACAAGAGACACTTAAAGTCGGACGCCACGCgaactgaaatgtaaatataGTACAAATAGTAAATAGGCTATATTTGATTTTTgatgtaaacataaatatattagacTTAGACAACgtcagaaagactgaaacttaCCTTGCTTACCTTGCACAAGTTTGAACTCATGAATGTCAGTATTGCTGAATGTTGTTGTTTGAAGagaataaatgctattttttaatataacatgcAGCAAATTTCATCTACAGTAGCCTATCTTGTCTCgtcctctgtatctctctctctacaATCTGTGTCCAAATATGAAGATAGCCTGGAAAATAGACATGCACAGCGCAACATTAATGAAGATgagttttaaagattttatttttgctaatacCTATACAGAAGTTTCTTCTCGTCTTCTGAGTAGTGTTGGTAAATGACCCCCTCTAGTGAGCACGAGGAACTAATTCACATTGCTCACGTGAAATAAAAAAGTTGGTTTTATCTTCAAGAGTGGCAAGAGTTAATGTCCAGTCATTGCAGCTGGTAAAGCCTATCAGTTGACTAATCCTCGTTCATTCCTGTTTTGAACAATTGCATAACATTTCTACgctgtttatttctttgtaaataaataaacgaagATTCTGAAACTGATCGAAGACGAcgttcaaaataacaaaattcaaataaacttgTTAGGGTTAAAAAAATTGCTACTTAACTTCcgactttattcaataaactGAAATGGTCGTAGTTTTCCAGAGTTACAGTCTTGAACTTGAACAACTCCTTGA
The sequence above is drawn from the Cyprinus carpio isolate SPL01 chromosome B20, ASM1834038v1, whole genome shotgun sequence genome and encodes:
- the thbd gene encoding thrombomodulin isoform X2, producing MRDIIGMALALAVLRVRGENISDGDCVDGKCFVFHVDSASFDAAQLVCQEKGGHLMTVRTEKAAEVLGGLLNGASGDFWLGLKHAGDRCSNSSNGLKGYRWVTGDNKTQYVNWKSDVSVCSPLCVSVSQKVLKWTERACNDRIDGYFCEYDNPSYCPPLSIDAPVSYQTHFGFTAEEKLKEIPQFTNGTLQPMRTRHICFEGAWLKAPWSCEVFGGGCDYKCIQKGPSNACICQPGFELDTNGVTCNKQDADSCAECEHKCTRAGDTFACACPPGFQLGADGKSCEECKPGFHMEGGVCVDDDECESAPCEHDCINTEGSYHCVCFEGFIQSTEDMNKCKMHCEKNMCPADCDPNNNAQCNCPDGFLLEEQFCVDIDECDSGYCDHACENTPGGFQCSCDEGYVLKDSTKCIREDFEGSGSSTPFDFFTPTSRSPTDKPASISAASLLGIMICIVVCILLLVCIVHCIMRRLDKTHHYDVDKGHDENFDFQQSSQNGIYIYTDPFCIVHQL
- the thbd gene encoding thrombomodulin isoform X1; translated protein: MRDIIGMALALAVLRVRGENISDGDCVDGKCFVFHVDSASFDAAQLVCQEKGGHLMTVRTEKAAEVLGGLLNGASGDFWLGLKHAGDRCSNSSNGLKGYRWVTGDNKTQYVNWKSDVSVCSPLCVSVSQKVLKWTERACNDRIDGYFCEYDNPSYCPPLSIDAPVSYQTHFGFTAEEKLKEIPQFTNGTLQPMRTRHICFEGAWLKAPWSCEVFGGGCDYKCIQKGPSNACICQPGFELDTNGVTCNKQDADSCAECEHKCTRAGDTFACACPPGFQLGADGKSCEECKPGFHMEGGVCVDDDECESAPCEHDCINTEGSYHCVCFEGFIQSTEDMNKCKMHCEKNMCPADCDPNNNAQCNCPDGFLLEEQFCVDIDECDSGYCDHACENTPGGFQCSCDEGYVLKDSTKCIREDFEGSGSSTPFDFFTPTSRSPTDKPASISAASLLGIMICIVVCILLLVCIVHCIMRRLDKTHHYDVDKGHDENFDFQQVITEKPCAQQTFPSRHITRDT